Proteins from one Methanobacterium sp. Maddingley MBC34 genomic window:
- a CDS encoding putative divalent heavy-metal cations transporter (PFAM: ZIP Zinc transporter) — translation MVMAGIWGFVAGSALLLGAFFGYFFKIPQRWVASIMAFGAGVLMSAVSFELLDEAYALGGPTHLVAGFLLGATIFTVTNIYLARKGAKHRKRSVKPEDNNTDNGAMAIAAGSVIDGIPESIAIGLTMIGGGAVSTATVVAIFLSNIPEGLSSSAGMKKEGWKMSKVFSLWLAIAIVTSSSSLAGYSIFSQLPVQVTAVTLAVAAGGILAMLVDTMIPEAFSQTHNLAGMVTVIGFAISFILSKL, via the coding sequence ATGGTAATGGCGGGAATATGGGGTTTTGTTGCGGGATCTGCCCTTCTTTTAGGGGCTTTCTTTGGTTACTTTTTTAAGATACCACAACGCTGGGTGGCATCTATTATGGCCTTTGGGGCAGGGGTTCTCATGTCAGCTGTTTCTTTTGAACTTCTGGATGAGGCCTACGCACTGGGAGGACCAACACACCTAGTAGCTGGATTCCTGTTAGGTGCAACAATTTTCACCGTTACTAACATTTACCTGGCCCGTAAAGGAGCCAAACACAGGAAAAGATCGGTCAAACCTGAGGATAATAATACAGATAATGGGGCCATGGCCATAGCAGCCGGATCAGTCATTGATGGTATCCCTGAATCAATTGCTATTGGTCTGACCATGATTGGTGGGGGAGCAGTGAGTACCGCCACTGTTGTTGCTATTTTTTTATCCAACATACCTGAAGGTCTTTCCAGTTCTGCTGGAATGAAAAAAGAAGGATGGAAGATGAGTAAAGTTTTCTCTTTATGGTTGGCCATTGCCATAGTAACCAGCTCATCTTCACTGGCGGGTTACTCTATTTTCAGCCAGTTACCGGTTCAGGTGACTGCAGTTACACTGGCCGTGGCTGCCGGCGGTATTCTGGCCATGCTGGTAGATACCATGATCCCTGAGGCATTTTCCCAGACCCATAACCTGGCAGGGATGGTTACTGTTATTGGTTTTGCCATTTCATTCATACTTTCCAAATTGTAG
- a CDS encoding arabinose efflux permease family protein (PFAM: Major Facilitator Superfamily) produces the protein MASISGKEFVSGERCALVLVVIGSFLIPFMGSSLSLALPLIQNELSVSILLLGWIPTAFVLANAALVLPFGKLADQHGRKKVFTYGLAIYTTASLLASFSNSGIILVLFSFLQGVGCAMIFATGIALLISIFPKNKRGQVLGINTTAVYIGLFMGPILGGFLAQQLGWRSIFFINVPVGLFALALILTRLRGEWKGSPGDKFDLSGSFIYIFSLTALMYGFSTLHELSGKIILLAGLIGIAVFYMVVKSSNNHVLTLEIFKNRITRFSGISLLLVTIATSAMWTLLSLYLQDLRGLDTLTTALILAVQPLAVALLSPLVGYLVDTHDHKSFILVGAIIGTVGLFILALLDINTSLAVVVGGLVLVGVGLGLFSTPTNRNFLGSLTTKYYGVGSATLSTMVFIGQTMSLGFLLFILTGLMGNVEISPSNYPLFLEGLRISFWLFAAFCAGGALLSYWELRKLPSQ, from the coding sequence ATGGCGTCAATTTCTGGTAAGGAATTTGTATCAGGGGAAAGATGTGCACTGGTTCTGGTGGTTATTGGATCATTCCTAATACCATTTATGGGATCCTCCCTCAGTCTGGCCCTTCCCCTTATCCAGAATGAACTTTCAGTCAGCATACTCCTCTTAGGATGGATTCCCACAGCATTTGTACTTGCCAACGCTGCCCTGGTTTTGCCCTTTGGAAAACTGGCAGACCAACACGGCCGTAAAAAAGTTTTCACCTACGGGTTAGCAATTTATACCACAGCATCTTTACTTGCATCTTTTTCAAATTCAGGGATCATACTGGTGTTGTTCAGCTTCCTGCAGGGAGTAGGCTGTGCCATGATCTTTGCCACTGGAATTGCCCTTTTAATTTCAATTTTTCCAAAAAACAAAAGGGGTCAGGTTCTGGGGATTAACACCACTGCGGTCTACATTGGATTGTTCATGGGACCAATCCTGGGTGGGTTCCTGGCTCAACAATTAGGATGGAGGAGTATATTCTTTATCAATGTCCCAGTCGGATTATTTGCACTAGCATTGATCCTGACCCGGTTAAGGGGTGAGTGGAAAGGATCTCCAGGTGATAAATTCGATTTATCCGGGTCATTTATCTACATTTTTTCACTCACTGCACTGATGTACGGATTTTCAACCCTCCACGAACTTTCAGGGAAGATCATCCTTTTAGCAGGTCTTATTGGAATAGCCGTATTCTACATGGTGGTCAAGTCATCCAATAATCATGTGTTAACTTTGGAAATATTTAAGAATAGAATAACCCGTTTTTCTGGGATTTCACTTCTTCTGGTTACCATAGCTACCTCGGCAATGTGGACTCTGTTAAGTTTATATCTTCAGGACCTGCGTGGACTGGATACCCTGACCACTGCACTTATTCTGGCAGTCCAGCCACTTGCCGTGGCATTACTATCTCCACTGGTGGGATATCTGGTTGATACACATGATCATAAAAGTTTTATTCTTGTAGGGGCGATAATTGGCACTGTTGGACTGTTTATCCTGGCATTACTTGATATTAATACCTCTTTAGCAGTGGTTGTAGGTGGATTAGTCCTGGTGGGTGTTGGGTTGGGTTTGTTTTCCACACCAACCAATAGGAACTTTCTGGGATCTTTAACCACTAAGTATTATGGTGTTGGATCAGCAACCCTTTCCACCATGGTTTTCATTGGTCAAACCATGAGTTTAGGGTTTCTCCTCTTTATTCTTACTGGATTAATGGGTAATGTGGAAATATCACCTTCAAATTATCCTTTATTCCTGGAAGGACTTCGTATTTCCTTCTGGTTATTTGCAGCTTTCTGTGCAGGCGGAGCTTTACTTTCATATTGGGAGTTAAGGAAATTACCCTCGCAATAA
- a CDS encoding Zn-dependent protease with chaperone function (PFAM: Peptidase family M48), whose translation MLEKNFIIDTELSSSHLEEALDFLRDFYLLPQPDTFKNVSKKILDGTGFLSYTVSSNEEEWEVKVEIKAANPFSVKIVTITIPPDYDITPKMDLLEEELFIAIQAFEDNIRQATLYFAWVEGEEIIPEAPPTRRKKASFRMFGSNMIMIYILFFGVNILLFLLLGIFLAIIGILVFQLVIVLFSDQILLRTSDWRITPENSKVHILEYQLPLEEFQKFQEKFGKDSIIKMKEEIYQKSLAVGLEPTCELGENTFREYGFHCQSDLKVSRVIDVYSIVEEAANKFNITMPKVALSNTMIPNAAATGPSPNRGLVLITTGLLVQLEKDEILSVVGHEMGHLSGRDPIILFSIISAEFILRFTILFPLVVLSPLIYLIVALGVIFFVAKFFETRADLLSAMKIGQPQVLASALRKIGYQRLHAERISPTRFPSWINFDPHPPIYFRIDRLESMKTPVKVKNPLIKSAKDVVNGFKRTLGL comes from the coding sequence ATGTTGGAAAAAAATTTCATTATTGACACTGAACTCTCATCAAGCCACCTGGAAGAAGCACTGGATTTTTTGCGTGACTTCTATCTCCTACCACAACCGGACACGTTCAAAAATGTCTCTAAAAAAATATTAGATGGTACGGGATTTTTAAGTTATACTGTTAGCAGTAATGAAGAGGAATGGGAAGTTAAAGTCGAAATTAAGGCAGCTAACCCATTCTCGGTAAAAATTGTTACCATTACCATTCCCCCTGATTATGACATCACCCCTAAAATGGATCTCCTGGAAGAAGAGCTTTTCATTGCAATCCAGGCTTTTGAGGACAATATCCGCCAAGCAACCCTTTACTTTGCCTGGGTGGAGGGAGAGGAAATCATACCCGAGGCACCCCCCACCAGGCGTAAGAAGGCATCTTTCCGCATGTTTGGAAGCAACATGATCATGATCTACATCCTCTTTTTCGGAGTTAACATTCTTCTTTTCCTTTTACTGGGAATATTTCTGGCAATTATTGGTATACTGGTCTTTCAACTGGTAATTGTTCTATTTTCTGACCAGATATTGCTGCGCACCAGTGACTGGAGGATTACTCCTGAAAATTCTAAAGTGCATATATTAGAGTATCAGCTACCCCTGGAGGAATTCCAGAAATTCCAGGAAAAATTCGGTAAGGACAGTATAATTAAAATGAAAGAGGAAATCTACCAGAAAAGCCTTGCTGTGGGTTTGGAGCCCACCTGTGAATTGGGAGAGAATACATTCAGAGAATATGGTTTCCACTGCCAGTCTGATTTGAAGGTTTCCAGGGTAATTGATGTTTACAGCATAGTTGAAGAAGCTGCCAATAAGTTCAACATCACCATGCCCAAGGTTGCTTTGAGTAACACCATGATCCCAAATGCCGCTGCCACTGGCCCCAGTCCAAACCGGGGCCTGGTACTCATCACCACTGGACTTCTGGTGCAACTGGAGAAAGATGAAATACTATCTGTGGTTGGTCATGAAATGGGCCATCTATCCGGTAGGGACCCAATCATACTTTTTAGCATAATATCTGCTGAGTTCATCCTACGATTCACAATCCTATTTCCATTAGTGGTTTTATCTCCCTTAATTTACTTAATTGTGGCATTAGGGGTTATTTTCTTTGTGGCCAAGTTCTTTGAAACCCGGGCAGATCTTTTATCCGCCATGAAAATAGGGCAACCTCAAGTTTTAGCCAGTGCACTGCGTAAAATTGGTTACCAGCGCCTACATGCCGAAAGAATTTCACCCACCAGATTCCCATCATGGATAAACTTCGATCCCCATCCACCTATCTACTTCCGTATAGATCGCCTGGAAAGTATGAAAACACCGGTAAAAGTTAAAAATCCCCTTATAAAATCAGCCAAGGACGTAGTTAACGGTTTCAAACGCACACTTGGTTTGTAA
- a CDS encoding putative nuclease of the RecB family (PFAM: Protein of unknown function DUF91) — translation MKLVEEKNPDTQRVLDIINEGLSKRAVITIMASCRVYYDGRAVSRLELGDRIIMIKSDGSFIIHQDRNLEPVNWQPPKTKVTVDTHQGMVKIRGVRRSPSESLEVEILQTHLVSYFIGEDVESLELAGYEANMGDLIFKDPEVIEKGFRPTSREYHTPQGFIDVLGKDQNGNITILELKSRKAGVNAVKQLRRYVDCFSDHKDTVRGVLVAPSITDDARELLEEQKMEFKELEPPRELGTDKVVTLEKFFGRSSS, via the coding sequence ATGAAACTGGTGGAAGAAAAAAACCCGGACACCCAGCGGGTACTGGATATTATTAATGAAGGATTATCAAAAAGAGCAGTCATCACTATCATGGCTTCTTGCCGTGTTTATTACGATGGAAGGGCGGTGAGTCGCCTGGAATTAGGTGACAGGATCATTATGATCAAATCAGATGGCTCATTCATAATCCATCAGGACCGTAACTTGGAACCAGTGAACTGGCAACCACCCAAAACCAAAGTCACAGTTGACACCCACCAGGGAATGGTTAAAATTAGAGGAGTCAGGAGAAGCCCCTCTGAATCACTGGAAGTGGAAATCCTGCAAACCCACCTTGTCTCCTATTTCATAGGTGAAGATGTAGAAAGCCTTGAACTGGCGGGTTACGAGGCAAATATGGGAGACCTAATATTCAAAGATCCTGAAGTTATTGAAAAGGGGTTTCGCCCCACTTCACGTGAATACCACACCCCCCAGGGATTCATAGATGTACTGGGTAAGGATCAAAATGGTAATATCACTATCCTTGAATTGAAAAGTAGGAAAGCAGGTGTTAATGCAGTTAAACAGTTAAGAAGGTACGTTGATTGTTTTAGTGACCATAAAGATACTGTTAGGGGAGTGTTAGTTGCTCCTTCCATCACTGATGATGCCCGGGAGTTACTGGAAGAGCAGAAAATGGAATTCAAGGAACTGGAACCTCCACGGGAACTGGGAACCGATAAGGTTGTCACTCTAGAAAAGTTCTTTGGAAGGAGCAGTTCGTGA
- a CDS encoding CoxE-like protein (PFAM: VWA domain containing CoxE-like protein) has product MDKIVTFSGLLREKGIPVSIRSTHTSAEVSKLINEDDPLFKEALAAVYVKEQKQRESFNQLFDEFFGGVSVNANDEGEDGTSPSPQKNLWSTKKSQKWTIHHQEDNNKNSKAHEISSNEFNYHPPLEDYKKTPDESELLSRDINTLTSFEPELFMLCQKMGKKIAMVRSRRQRQARIMRPDVRRTIRKNLQNGGALIDLVKSKPRMNKNHHFFLNDVSGSCDWISNWFFCLIYAAQNSFRRVRVFDFDHRTVETTSAMTEPSMIDAFIKVRDIRQKKLMIHGTSNMYLAFESFLDSAELNRRSTLMILTDCRDWAGPKVDGIPQSAELVEKMCRKCRKVMVFNPEDPKKWDVVDSCVSHYRDAGAQIHEVRNLNQLANLVRDI; this is encoded by the coding sequence ATGGATAAAATTGTAACCTTCTCAGGTTTACTGAGGGAAAAGGGGATCCCAGTTAGTATCAGAAGTACTCATACGAGTGCGGAAGTTTCTAAGCTAATTAATGAGGATGACCCTCTTTTTAAGGAAGCTCTGGCAGCAGTATATGTTAAGGAACAGAAACAGAGGGAATCATTTAACCAGCTATTTGATGAGTTCTTTGGAGGTGTTAGTGTAAATGCAAATGATGAAGGAGAGGATGGAACATCACCATCACCTCAAAAGAATTTGTGGTCTACTAAAAAATCCCAGAAATGGACCATACATCATCAGGAAGATAATAATAAGAATTCTAAGGCACATGAAATAAGTTCCAATGAATTTAATTATCATCCTCCACTGGAGGATTACAAAAAAACACCGGATGAATCAGAACTTCTCAGTAGGGATATTAACACCCTGACTTCCTTTGAACCGGAACTTTTCATGTTATGTCAGAAGATGGGTAAGAAGATCGCCATGGTCCGTAGCAGGCGCCAGCGCCAGGCTCGCATTATGCGTCCTGATGTTAGGCGTACCATACGTAAAAATCTTCAAAATGGTGGGGCACTCATTGATCTGGTTAAAAGCAAACCTCGCATGAATAAAAACCATCATTTCTTTCTGAATGATGTAAGTGGTTCCTGCGACTGGATCAGTAACTGGTTTTTCTGTCTTATCTACGCTGCACAGAACTCTTTCAGGAGGGTCAGAGTGTTTGACTTTGACCACAGAACTGTGGAAACCACCAGTGCCATGACAGAACCCAGTATGATAGATGCTTTTATCAAAGTACGTGATATCCGGCAGAAAAAACTGATGATCCACGGGACCAGTAACATGTATCTGGCCTTTGAATCATTTCTGGACAGTGCCGAGCTCAATCGCCGCTCCACCCTGATGATCCTCACTGATTGTCGGGATTGGGCCGGTCCCAAGGTTGATGGAATACCTCAGAGTGCCGAGCTGGTGGAAAAAATGTGTCGTAAATGCAGGAAAGTGATGGTGTTTAATCCAGAGGATCCCAAAAAATGGGATGTGGTAGATAGCTGTGTTTCCCATTACCGTGATGCAGGAGCCCAGATTCATGAAGTGCGGAATCTCAATCAACTGGCAAATCTAGTGAGGGATATTTAG
- a CDS encoding ATPase family protein associated with various cellular activities (AAA) (PFAM: AAA domain (dynein-related subfamily)) — MVEGPPGTGKTELAKAIARALGRDFFRVQCYEGITFEQMVGEWNYQKQLLHLEMSRLKDSDQDVFGEEFFIKRPLLQAFINPNPAVMLIDEIDKADEEVESFLLQALGEKEITVNDLGTFILKNDLLVVLTSNSQRMLLDETRDRCLFLYIDYPTLEREIEIVKSLVPDAPHELVEKVVGLIQSIRKLDLVKIPSIRATVDWVRTLLVTGDKDASDESLETTVRVVLKSEEDRKKVDTRIFK; from the coding sequence TTGGTAGAGGGGCCCCCTGGAACAGGGAAAACAGAACTTGCTAAGGCTATTGCAAGAGCCCTTGGAAGGGATTTTTTCAGGGTGCAGTGTTATGAGGGAATTACCTTTGAACAGATGGTGGGGGAGTGGAATTACCAGAAACAATTGTTGCATCTGGAAATGTCCCGCCTGAAAGATTCGGATCAGGATGTATTTGGTGAGGAGTTCTTCATTAAAAGACCCTTACTCCAGGCATTTATTAATCCTAATCCTGCAGTAATGCTCATTGATGAAATTGACAAGGCAGATGAAGAGGTGGAAAGCTTCTTACTCCAGGCTTTGGGAGAAAAAGAGATCACGGTTAATGATTTGGGAACATTCATCCTTAAAAACGATCTTTTAGTAGTGTTAACCTCCAATTCTCAGAGAATGTTACTTGATGAAACCAGAGATCGGTGTCTTTTCCTATATATTGATTACCCCACCTTGGAAAGGGAAATTGAGATCGTTAAGTCACTGGTTCCGGATGCACCCCATGAACTGGTGGAGAAGGTGGTGGGACTTATTCAGAGTATAAGGAAACTGGACCTGGTGAAAATACCATCAATACGAGCTACCGTTGACTGGGTTCGAACTCTCCTGGTCACTGGAGATAAAGATGCCAGTGATGAGTCCCTTGAAACAACTGTCAGAGTGGTTTTAAAGTCAGAAGAAGACCGGAAAAAAGTTGATACCAGAATATTCAAATAA
- a CDS encoding putative RNA-binding protein (PFAM: TRAM domain), with amino-acid sequence MFGSSNDRGNSSPINEGGEYDVKIEDTGRDGDGIARIEGFVVFVSGAKEGEEVRIRINSVRRNFAFAEVVD; translated from the coding sequence ATGTTCGGAAGTAGTAATGATAGAGGAAATTCGTCTCCTATTAATGAAGGCGGAGAATACGATGTGAAGATTGAAGATACTGGTAGGGACGGAGACGGAATTGCCCGTATTGAAGGTTTTGTGGTTTTTGTTTCAGGTGCAAAAGAAGGAGAAGAAGTTAGAATCAGAATTAATTCTGTTCGAAGAAACTTCGCCTTTGCTGAAGTAGTAGACTAA
- a CDS encoding repeat-containing protein (PFAM: Domain of unknown function DUF11~TIGRFAM: conserved repeat domain), translating to MEKQTKNLLIATIFIVIAVIAISPVQAATDQEIEESTTNGTEWLAEQQNPDGSWGSNNQIGSTDFAVLKLETHATENGQSPFDPNYQYSDEVQNGLDYLFLQAKEVDIAVQPAGNPDSNGDGKGVYFGSSTTDYSVIYQTGVALAAIVAGEAPDRVVNVPGSPVNGQTYKNVAQNVVDFLAWAQTDSGTKEGGWYYIPNTSSSDNSVSGYAVLGLLYAVSPVHGYSCTVPDFVKTELNKWADYIQSDTTGGSGYSSPGDSYANVYNTGNLIVEFAFLGDVSTTARVTAAINFLVTNWNAPGSGYSDIGWKESSPSDITNYIACYSIMKALQTYNLDTIGGIDWFQDFANAIIAEQNADGSWPQSKWATNTELSTCWALLTLEKAAPPSKVADIAVTKTVSNSQPVVGNPIQYILTVNNKGPDQATDVVATENLSPNLQFVSAIPSKGSYDQSTGIWTIGTMDNGESVTLTINAIVMAAGAIVNEANATAAEFDPDLSNNRVNQTIIAQAAPEPVVEAAGTIGMQTTGIPLAGIALAILMVTAGLILPKRKQ from the coding sequence GTGGAAAAACAAACTAAAAACTTGTTAATAGCAACTATTTTTATTGTAATTGCAGTCATTGCAATTTCTCCCGTTCAAGCAGCAACAGATCAAGAAATAGAAGAATCCACAACAAACGGGACAGAATGGTTAGCTGAACAACAGAATCCAGACGGTTCATGGGGGAGTAATAACCAGATAGGTTCTACTGATTTTGCGGTATTAAAACTGGAAACACATGCCACTGAGAATGGTCAATCTCCTTTTGATCCTAATTACCAGTACTCCGACGAAGTTCAAAATGGATTGGATTATCTATTCTTACAAGCTAAAGAAGTAGATATTGCAGTTCAACCTGCTGGAAATCCTGACAGCAATGGGGATGGAAAAGGAGTATACTTTGGTTCCAGTACTACTGATTACAGCGTAATATACCAGACTGGTGTGGCCCTAGCTGCCATTGTCGCAGGGGAAGCACCAGATAGGGTGGTAAACGTTCCGGGAAGTCCAGTTAATGGACAGACCTACAAAAATGTGGCTCAAAACGTAGTTGACTTCTTGGCCTGGGCCCAGACTGACAGCGGAACTAAAGAAGGAGGATGGTATTATATACCAAACACAAGTAGTTCTGATAACTCAGTTTCCGGATATGCCGTCTTAGGATTATTGTATGCCGTCAGCCCAGTCCACGGTTACTCCTGTACTGTTCCTGACTTCGTGAAAACAGAACTTAACAAATGGGCAGATTACATCCAGTCCGATACCACCGGTGGTTCTGGTTACAGCTCTCCTGGTGATTCCTATGCTAATGTGTATAACACAGGTAATCTGATAGTGGAGTTCGCATTCTTGGGGGATGTGTCCACTACCGCCAGAGTCACAGCAGCCATAAATTTCCTGGTTACCAATTGGAACGCACCTGGAAGCGGTTACTCAGATATTGGTTGGAAAGAATCTAGTCCTAGTGACATAACCAATTACATAGCCTGTTACAGCATAATGAAAGCACTGCAAACCTATAATCTGGATACTATTGGAGGTATTGACTGGTTCCAGGACTTCGCCAACGCTATTATTGCTGAACAAAACGCAGACGGCTCCTGGCCACAATCTAAATGGGCTACAAACACGGAACTGTCTACTTGTTGGGCGTTACTAACCTTAGAAAAGGCAGCGCCACCCTCAAAAGTAGCAGATATCGCAGTAACAAAAACAGTGAGCAACAGCCAACCAGTGGTAGGAAACCCTATACAATATATCCTGACAGTCAATAACAAAGGTCCAGATCAAGCTACTGATGTAGTGGCGACAGAGAACCTTTCACCTAATCTACAATTCGTCTCAGCCATTCCCAGCAAAGGTAGCTACGATCAAAGCACTGGCATCTGGACTATTGGAACCATGGACAATGGTGAATCAGTTACATTAACCATTAATGCCATTGTCATGGCTGCCGGAGCTATAGTTAACGAAGCAAACGCCACTGCAGCAGAGTTCGACCCAGACCTATCTAACAACCGGGTCAATCAGACCATTATAGCACAGGCCGCACCAGAACCAGTTGTCGAAGCAGCAGGCACCATTGGAATGCAAACCACTGGGATACCACTAGCAGGAATAGCACTAGCTATCTTAATGGTAACTGCCGGCTTAATCCTACCCAAAAGAAAACAATAA
- a CDS encoding hypothetical protein (PFAM: Uncharacterized protein conserved in bacteria (DUF2325)), with the protein MFEEDLKVYDLFISHNGEGDEEYLTFIQRLIEARDFEWEDHGVPGENSPDQLMEQIEPVDIVIILTGLYSRYHDLIETQVKIAQKMEKPIVLIRPYGMEEVPGELEKIASGVVGWNRVCIVETIQESLNEE; encoded by the coding sequence ATGTTTGAAGAAGATTTGAAAGTTTATGATCTGTTTATCAGCCATAATGGAGAAGGTGATGAAGAGTATCTTACCTTTATCCAGAGACTTATTGAAGCTCGTGACTTTGAATGGGAAGACCACGGCGTGCCTGGAGAAAACAGCCCTGACCAATTAATGGAACAAATTGAACCAGTAGATATTGTAATTATACTCACCGGCCTTTACTCCAGGTACCATGATTTAATAGAAACCCAAGTTAAGATAGCTCAAAAAATGGAAAAACCAATAGTTCTCATTCGCCCCTATGGCATGGAAGAAGTACCAGGGGAGCTGGAAAAGATTGCCAGTGGGGTTGTGGGCTGGAATAGGGTGTGTATTGTAGAGACGATCCAGGAGTCCTTAAACGAAGAATAA
- a CDS encoding putative deacylase (PFAM: Succinylglutamate desuccinylase / Aspartoacylase family), with translation MKKRPSLRPKKKSRPNSRKILMVNKKLLVIGALLILFLCGFIITKNDSQTQNTLPVNGSEVKSSSNYKIIVIDNSTGGDVSNNTILAQNTNKTPVISELYEAAKKGTPMIIFGDGGQPRVMLVAGVHGAELPSQIALTNLINHLNGKQINGTIYIIPFAIPNNTATCTRLNNGTDPDRVAHNPGTPLNNIINTSINSNVTMLVDFHCAQPNDIPGKNCIIYDTKNPKSLDLARYINNKTGSPLVEVGPYPGVLSTVSNRNGITSVVCEVLSAHNSTDPGSVELSYRYMLAFLEYSRVYNNTA, from the coding sequence ATGAAAAAAAGGCCATCATTACGTCCAAAGAAAAAATCCAGGCCGAATAGTCGAAAAATCCTGATGGTTAATAAGAAATTATTGGTGATAGGTGCACTACTTATTTTATTTTTGTGTGGATTTATTATAACTAAAAATGATTCACAAACTCAGAACACGCTACCTGTCAATGGATCAGAGGTTAAGAGTTCTTCTAATTATAAAATAATCGTTATAGACAACTCTACTGGGGGTGATGTGTCCAATAACACTATATTGGCACAGAACACCAACAAAACACCGGTAATATCTGAACTTTACGAAGCAGCTAAAAAAGGTACTCCCATGATTATATTTGGTGATGGTGGTCAACCTAGGGTCATGCTGGTTGCCGGGGTTCATGGTGCAGAATTACCCTCCCAGATCGCTTTAACCAATCTTATCAACCATCTCAATGGAAAACAAATAAACGGAACTATATACATCATCCCCTTTGCTATTCCCAATAACACTGCAACCTGCACACGTTTGAACAATGGCACTGATCCAGACAGGGTGGCTCATAATCCTGGAACTCCCTTAAATAATATCATTAACACTTCCATAAATAGTAATGTGACAATGTTGGTTGATTTTCATTGTGCACAACCCAATGATATTCCTGGTAAAAATTGCATTATCTACGATACTAAAAATCCTAAAAGTCTGGACTTAGCTCGTTATATTAATAATAAAACTGGATCTCCTTTAGTGGAGGTTGGACCCTACCCTGGTGTTCTTTCCACAGTAAGCAACCGTAATGGAATCACATCAGTGGTGTGTGAAGTTTTATCAGCACACAATAGCACAGATCCGGGGAGTGTTGAACTTTCATACCGGTACATGTTGGCCTTTTTAGAGTATTCCCGTGTTTACAATAACACGGCTTAA
- a CDS encoding putative amidohydrolase (PFAM: Carbon-nitrogen hydrolase), producing MKGNFQVALCQMKVVEDKSENIAHARSMISEAASKADLVILPEMWNCPYQTLLFPEYAEEMENSPTLEAISLAAKKNAVYIVAGSIPEKHDGDIYNSSFIFNSQGEIIGVHRKVHLFDIDVPGQISFKESETLTAGNKITVVDTPLCKLGLCICYDMRFSELLRLMALEGAELIVVPGAFNLTTGPAHWKPLIQVRAVDNQVFMAAASPARDPDATYVAYGHSMVADPWGTVLKEAGTAEEILYCNIDLEMIPKIRQELPLLLNRRTDLYQLKKK from the coding sequence ATGAAAGGCAATTTCCAAGTGGCACTGTGCCAGATGAAAGTAGTGGAAGATAAGAGTGAGAACATTGCCCATGCACGGTCCATGATCAGTGAAGCTGCCTCAAAAGCAGATCTGGTGATATTACCTGAAATGTGGAATTGCCCCTACCAAACCTTGCTTTTCCCAGAGTATGCGGAAGAAATGGAAAACAGTCCCACCTTAGAGGCTATTTCTCTGGCTGCAAAAAAGAATGCTGTTTATATTGTGGCTGGTTCCATCCCTGAAAAGCATGATGGGGATATCTACAATTCCAGCTTCATCTTCAACTCCCAGGGTGAGATAATTGGAGTTCACCGTAAAGTTCACCTTTTTGACATTGATGTACCAGGACAAATCAGTTTCAAGGAATCAGAAACTCTTACTGCGGGTAATAAGATTACAGTAGTGGACACACCACTGTGTAAACTAGGATTATGTATTTGTTACGATATGCGTTTTAGTGAACTTTTGCGGCTTATGGCGTTGGAAGGAGCTGAGTTAATTGTTGTACCCGGTGCTTTCAACCTCACCACTGGACCTGCACACTGGAAACCATTAATCCAGGTTAGGGCTGTGGATAACCAGGTGTTCATGGCTGCTGCATCACCTGCCCGGGATCCTGATGCTACCTATGTTGCTTACGGTCATTCTATGGTTGCTGATCCCTGGGGAACAGTCTTGAAAGAGGCAGGAACTGCTGAAGAAATATTATATTGTAATATTGACTTAGAAATGATCCCAAAAATTCGCCAGGAACTTCCTCTTCTTCTTAACCGACGAACTGACCTGTATCAACTAAAGAAAAAGTAG